AGGGGCTCGTCGGACACCCGGCCGATTCTAGGTGCGGCCCGCCGCACGCCGGCTCGCACCCGCGGATCCTGTGCTCTGGACCTGCCGCGCGGAATCGGGCCGGACGGGGTCGAGTCGTTACAGTGGCAGTCATGTCCGGCGCCGCGCACCCGTCCCCCCCGCGGGGTGTGCCGGCTCCCCCGGGCGGTCATCGGCTCCGCGCACCGCGCCCGGTCGTCGCGCGTCCGGTCCCCGCTCCCCTGCCCGTCGTCGACGAGACGTCCGCCGGCGGACTCGTCGTGCAGCTCCGGGACGGCACCTACCAGGCGGCCGTGATCGCGCGGCGCAACCGCGCGGGACGGCTCGAGTGGTGCCTGCCGAAGGGCCACCTCGAGGGCGACGAGACGCCCGAGGAGGCCGCGGTCCGCGAGATCGCCGAGGAGACGGGCATCCGCGGCCAGGTCCTGCGGCGCCTGGGCGTCATCGACTACTGGTTCTCGGGCGACGACCGCCGCGTCCACAAGGTGGTGCACCACTTCCTGCTGGGTGCCGTCGGCGGGACGCTGAGCGTCGAGGGCGACCCTGACGGCGAGGCCGAGGACGCGGCCTGGGTGGCCGTGTCGGCGCTGCCCGACCGGCTGGCGTACCCGAACGAGCGGCGTCTGGCCGAGGCCGCGCTCGTGGTGCTCGTCGGCGAGGCATGACCGCGCGCGGCCCGCGCCGGGTGCTGAGCGCGACCCTCACTGCCCTGGCCCTCGCGGGCGCGACCCTCGTGGCCACACTGGTCCCGGCCGCCGTGGGACCGGTCGCGTCCGCGTCCGCTGTCGACGCGCCGCTCACGAGCGCCACCGACGACCCCGTCTCGATCCGCATCACGTCGATCTCGCCGCAGGTGCTCGAACCCGGGCAGGACCTCGTCGTGACCGCGGTGCTGACCAACCGCAGCGGCCGCGCGATCGAGGACGCCGAGGCCGTGCTGCGGCTCAACCGGTTCCGGATGACCTCGCGGGCCGAGGTCGCGGCGTGGTCCGCGCTCGGCACGGCCGACGAGGCGGGCGCTCGTGCCGCGGTCGAGCCGGTCGGGAAGCGGCTCGCGGCCGGCGCGTCGCGCACCGTGACGCTGACCGTGCCGGCCGCCGAGGTCGGGCTGCTCGACCTGCCCGGCCTGTGGGGTCCGCGCGGCATGGCGGTCGAGGTCGCCACCGTGGAGGGCCGCCTGGGCCTGGCCCGGTCCTACGCGCTGTGGAACCCCGACGACACGCTCCCCCGGGTCCCCGTCGCGGTGGTCCTCCCGCTCGTCGGGCCCGCGACCACGGGCACCACGCCGCAGGACGACGAGCCGCAGGAGCCCGACGCGGAGCCGACGCCCGACCCCACGCCCACGCCCACCGGCGAGGACGCGCTCGCGAGCGCCGGCGCGGTGGCGCAGGCGCAGCGCACGGCGGACGACCAGCTCACGGGTCTGGTGTCACCGTCCGGACGGCTCGAGGCGAGCCTGCGAGCGGCGTCGGCCGACCCGAGCATCTCGTTGGCGATCGACCCCGCGCTGCTGAGGCTGGCCGAGTCAGGCGACGAGACCAGCAAGGCGTGGGCGGCGCGCGTGCGGCAGGCCGCCGCGCAGCGCGGCACGTTCGTGCTCCCGTGGTCGGACCCCGACGCAGCCGCGCTCGCGCACGCGTCGGACTCGGAGCTGCTGGGCCTGGCCGCGGCGCGCTCGACCGACGACACGTCGCTTGACGCCGACGGTCTGCTGCTGTGGGCCGCGGCCGACGAGCAGCCCGACGGCCCCACGCTGGCCGGCGCGGGCACCGCGGACGCGGACGGCATGGTGACGCCGCCCTCGGAGCCCGGAACGGCCGCCGCCGACGGGATCGACGCGACCCGCGACGCCGACGAGACCGACGGGGTCGTCGCGGAGCCGGCGACCGACGAGGCGGCATCCTCGGAGTCGCTGCGCAGCGTGCGCACCGCGACGGGCGAGGTCGCTGCCCTGGTGCCCGACGGCGTGCTCACGGACCTGGTCACGGACCGCCCCCGGACGACGACCCCCGCGGTCGCCGCGCAGCGCGCGCTGGCCGACCTGGCGCTCGTCGCGCGCGAGCCCGCGCTGCCGAGCGTCGTGCTCATCGCGCCCTCGCGCACCGACGTGCCCGACCGCGCCACGCTCGCCGCGATCCTGTCCGCGGTCCGCCAGGCGCCGTGGGCGCAGGTCACCACGCTCGCGCGCGCGCTCGACGCGGGCAGCGCACTGCCCCCCTCCGACCCGGCCCGGACCGCCGTGAGCCCCGACGAGCTCGCACCCGGCAAGGTGACCGAGCTCGCGGACGCGCGCGAGGCGGCCCGCTCGTTCGCCGAGGTCGTCGACGGCGGCGCCGAGCGGATGCAGGCGGTCGACGACGCGGTGCTGGCCCCGCTCGCGGTCTCCTGGCGGGACCGGCCCGCGCAGCGGTCTGGTCTGGTGCACCGCGTCGTCACCGAGGTCGCGGCCGGCACGCAGGGCCTGTCGATCGTCCCGACGAGCGACCTCAACGTGATCGCGACCGAGGGCGACGTCCGGCTGACCGTGCGCAACGACCTCGACGTCGCGGCGCGTGCGCAGCTCGTCGTGGACCCGCGCAAGGCGTGCCTGACCACGCAGCGGGTGGACGACGTCGAGCTGCCCCCGGGTTCGGAGACCGCGGTGACCGTGCCGCTGCAGGCGCACGCGAACTGTGACGTCGTCGTCAAGGTCCGGCTGGTCGGGCCGGCCGGTCAGGACGTCGCGGAGCCCATCGAGTTCACCGCACGCGTCTCACCCACCATCGAGAGCGTCGGGACGATCGTCGTCGCCGTCCTGCTCGCGCTCGGCCTGGTGCTCGGCATCGTCCGGACGGTCCGCCGCGGG
The Cellulomonas gilvus ATCC 13127 DNA segment above includes these coding regions:
- a CDS encoding NUDIX hydrolase: MSGAAHPSPPRGVPAPPGGHRLRAPRPVVARPVPAPLPVVDETSAGGLVVQLRDGTYQAAVIARRNRAGRLEWCLPKGHLEGDETPEEAAVREIAEETGIRGQVLRRLGVIDYWFSGDDRRVHKVVHHFLLGAVGGTLSVEGDPDGEAEDAAWVAVSALPDRLAYPNERRLAEAALVVLVGEA
- a CDS encoding DUF6049 family protein, with product MTARGPRRVLSATLTALALAGATLVATLVPAAVGPVASASAVDAPLTSATDDPVSIRITSISPQVLEPGQDLVVTAVLTNRSGRAIEDAEAVLRLNRFRMTSRAEVAAWSALGTADEAGARAAVEPVGKRLAAGASRTVTLTVPAAEVGLLDLPGLWGPRGMAVEVATVEGRLGLARSYALWNPDDTLPRVPVAVVLPLVGPATTGTTPQDDEPQEPDAEPTPDPTPTPTGEDALASAGAVAQAQRTADDQLTGLVSPSGRLEASLRAASADPSISLAIDPALLRLAESGDETSKAWAARVRQAAAQRGTFVLPWSDPDAAALAHASDSELLGLAAARSTDDTSLDADGLLLWAAADEQPDGPTLAGAGTADADGMVTPPSEPGTAAADGIDATRDADETDGVVAEPATDEAASSESLRSVRTATGEVAALVPDGVLTDLVTDRPRTTTPAVAAQRALADLALVAREPALPSVVLIAPSRTDVPDRATLAAILSAVRQAPWAQVTTLARALDAGSALPPSDPARTAVSPDELAPGKVTELADAREAARSFAEVVDGGAERMQAVDDAVLAPLAVSWRDRPAQRSGLVHRVVTEVAAGTQGLSIVPTSDLNVIATEGDVRLTVRNDLDVAARAQLVVDPRKACLTTQRVDDVELPPGSETAVTVPLQAHANCDVVVKVRLVGPAGQDVAEPIEFTARVSPTIESVGTIVVAVLLALGLVLGIVRTVRRGQSARRGARTVAEADAPLTLPVLGGSPETKDDDEART